In Plasmodium knowlesi strain H genome assembly, chromosome: 7, one DNA window encodes the following:
- a CDS encoding ATP-dependent DNA helicase Q1, putative translates to MVEGEVSVCAPHDLLNRYRSKYGKIDIDKAKDIVQEHFGITELKEKQVECLNAIKNFEHVLNIMPTGGGKSLIYQVIPLLIGGISIVISPLISLMYDQTKSLKKKNIVAETINSSLDKKENEKILSLLKNYNNCDIKVLYITPETATSEYFIILLKELYMNEKIALISIDEVHCISTWGCDFRKSYRNLSKVLKVCPYVRVYTCTATATKSVERDIILNLNLEVHRGEQQQKTQTTYQPNDQTNRQTNGLASDKQNDISRETQRDAPRSRDLEEGTFNLLRIVRTSFNRPNLKYVIIYSDLIHTERKRSILHIIEEKRNLDKIGIIYCFKRNTCDEISMYLRQQGFQALSYHAGLTTSARKRIQEKWLNGKAKILVATIAFGMGIDRKDVSFIIHFNLPMSIENYYQESGRSGRNGNVSFCYLYYSKEDVEKQSYIIRSRYSNLDQQDITIQKKFEKEIYNLECMHNLCVQEKCVRSQILAHFGERPPAKSINRSGNSDDNYCCSYCSDVKGSRDKIEQVIKMYQDAHWNIQSKYNRTSEDNYVNSITRDINEKKHKLSDYSDSDKERGLGLYKLTNKKIKGFVPFQRASSIISKDIRDKGISEVMKELERREELMENEPEERTPKIRKMRNSISLFNSVKKTPVFSSFKVPRKL, encoded by the coding sequence ATGGTGGAAGGCGAAGTTAGTGTGTGTGCCCCGCACGACCTGCTAAACAGGTACAGAAGTAAGTACGGTAAAATAGACATCGATAAAGCGAAGGACATCGTGCAGGAGCACTTTGGCATTACGgagttgaaagaaaagcaagtGGAATGTCTAAACGCAATTAAGAACTTCGAGCATGTCCTTAACATCATGCCAACAGGAGGAGGCAAATCACTCATCTACCAAGTAATCCCACTGCTCATCGGAGGAATCAGCATCGTCATTAGCCCGTTAATCTCCCTTATGTATGATCAAACAAAATcactaaagaaaaaaaatattgttgCAGAGACGATCAATAGTTCACtcgataaaaaagaaaatgaaaaaatcttGAGCCTTCTGAAGAATTACAACAATTGCGATATAAAAGTTTTGTATATAACCCCTGAGACAGCCACTAgtgaatattttattattcttttgaAGGAGCTTTATATGAATGAGAAGATCGCTCTGATATCTATTGACGAGGTACACTGCATAAGTACCTGGGGATGCGACTTTAGGAAAAGCTATCGTAACTTAAGCAAAGTGTTGAAGGTGTGTCCATACGTGCGCGTGTATACCTGCACGGCTACCGCCACCAAGTCTGTAGAGAGGGACATCATTTTGAACTTGAACTTGGAGGTACATCGCGGGGAGCAGCAGCAGAAAACACAGACTACTTACCAACCGAATGATCAGACGAATAGGCAGACGAATGGCCTGGCGAGCGATAAGCAGAATGATATATCTAGGGAAACGCAGAGAGATGCCCCGCGCAGCCGGGACCTAGAGGAAGGCACCTTCAACTTGCTGAGAATCGTACGCACATCGTTCAACAGACCCAACCTGAAGTACGTAATAATATACAGCGACTTGATCCACACagagaggaaaagaagcatTCTTCACATCATAGAGGAGAAGAGAAATCTGGATAAGATAGGTATCATATACTGTTTTAAGCGGAACACCTGCGATGAAATTTCCATGTACTTAAGACAACAAGGGTTCCAAGCCCTGAGTTATCATGCTGGGTTGACCACCAGTGCAAGGAAGAGAATACAAGAAAAGTGGCTCAACGGAAAGGCTAAAATTTTAGTGGCGACCATAGCATTTGGCATGGGTATCGACAGAAAGGATGTGTCctttattattcattttaatttGCCCATGTCGATAGAAAATTATTATCAAGAATCTGGACGTTCTGGCAGGAACGGAAACGTCTCCTTCTGTTACCTATACTACTCCAAGGAAGATGTAGAGAAACAGTCTTACATCATTCGAAGCAGATACTCCAATTTGGACCAGCAAGACATCACCATACAGAAGAAGTTCGAGAAGGAAATATACAATCTGGAGTGCATGCACAATTTATGTGTCCAGGAGAAATGCGTGCGTTCACAGATCCTGGCGCACTTCGGCGAACGTCCACCCGCCAAGAGTATTAACCGTAGTGGAAACAGCGACGATAATTACTGTTGCTCATACTGCTCAGACGTGAAAGGCTCCAGAGACAAAATTGAGCAAGTCATTAAAATGTATCAGGATGCGCACTGGAATATCCAGTCTAAATACAACAGAACGAGTGAAGATAACTACGTGAACTCCATCACGAGGGACATCAACGAAAAGAAGCATAAGCTAAGTGACTATTCCGATTCGGACAAGGAACGTGGGCTAGGTCTCTATAAATTAACAAACAAAAAGATCAAAGGATTTGTTCCCTTCCAGAGGGCATCATCTATAATTTCCAAGGATATACGAGATAAGGGTATCAGTGAAGTTATGAAGGAGCTGGAGAGAAGGGAAGAGCTGATGGAGAACGAGCCGGAGGAGCGGACCCCCAAGATTaggaaaatgaggaattCCATTTCACTCTTCAATAGTGTGAAAAAGACGCCCGTGTTTTCGTCCTTTAAAGTTCCCCGCAAGTTGTAA
- a CDS encoding DnaJ protein, putative: protein MLNDIIFQVIIASFGVTIVNSDKIKFLQKFRYAIYVLILSFLLYKGVPWKRENYYTYLNITPNATKQEIQTAYRQAAKIYHPDKNPDESADSAFIKLKQAYDVLTDDTRRSNYNRFGDYKNGEVDDNTATLLICLSLVQHTMFFIIGYFLSYPRKLVFARQIFLVYNIASFCFELQFRFIEDDTTFDWLPSIGYLLPYEKIKLLRMLFPIVFFISICAAAYTYTDRNATLIYLMRSILATNRIVFERSNDVVDSTNYLKKNGEQLVSKLQEMRKAVEDAKYAQAKLKDKEQKDKSECLEDSKKDPKDENNADDKLRENVQEFALTLDSHQMGLLEKCFEMMKNKNTKDKKNQKKSWFEFISMQMIFGIIFVYIWFTSK, encoded by the exons ATGCTAAACGATATTATATTTCAAGTTATTATTGCTTCTTTTGGAGTCACAATAGTCAACAgcgataaaataaaatttctccAAAAGTTCA gATATGCCATATAcgttttaattttgtccttccTGCTATACAAGGGAGTACCCTGGAAGAGGGAGAATTACTACACTTACTTGAACATCACACCCAATGCAACGAAGCAGGAGATACAGACCGCCTACAGGCAGGCGGCGAAAATATATCACCCC GACAAAAATCCGGACGAATCGGCCGACTCCGCATTTATAAAGTTAAAACAGGCATACGATGTCTTGACTGACGACACGAGGAGAAGCAACTACAACCGCTTTGGGGACTACAAGAATG GTGAAGTTGACGACAATACGGCCACACTGCTGATATGCCTTTCATTGGTCCAGCACACCATGTTTTTCATCATAGGATATTTCTTATCATACCCACGGAAACTGGTGTTCGCAAGACAA atatTTCTGGTGTACAACATAGCTAGCTTCTGCTTCGAGCTGCAGTTCCGATTTATCGAAGACGACACAACATTCGACTGGTTACCCTCGATAGGATATCTACTGCCATATGAGAAAATCAAATTACTTAGGATGTTATTCCccatcgttttttttatcagcATATGTGCCGCAGCGTACACGTACACAGACAGGAATGCGACGTTGATTTATTTAATGCGATCCATTTTGGCCACCAACAGAATCGTTTTCGAAAGATCAAATGATGTCGTCGACTCGACTAActatttaaagaaaaatggagaacagCTGGTTTCCAAGTTACAAGAAATGAGGAAAGCTGTTGAAGATGCCAAATATGCGCAGGCGAAATTAAAAGACAAGGAACAGAAGGACAAAAGTGAGTGCTTGGAAGATAGTAAAAAAGACCCCAAGGACGAAAATAATGCAGACGATAAGCTCCGTGAAAATGTGCAGGAGTTTGCCTTAACTCTCGATTCGCATCAAATGGGGCTACTTGAAAAGTGTTTtgaaatgatgaagaataaGAACACCAAGGACAAGAAGAACCAGAAGAAGTCTTGGTTCGAGTTCATTTCCATGCAGATGATCTTCGGCATTATATTCGTGTACATCTGGTTTACCTCCAAATGA
- a CDS encoding gamma-glutamylcysteine synthetase, putative has translation MGFLKIGTPLSWEDVQKVKSLIRLYGILQFVHTYKCNKDRVDENIMFGDEIEYIVICNDENLKESSALLCATDLIDEMMNLESVTYCEYGSHWTPEYSSFTIEGTPSVPFKFDINSSPFVEDSMRIRRIKLNNVLSAIPGVRAITLPCFPNSLLENSLLMAKRIIQETGKRKGDKEKGVGSGGDALEAPGDEHVNQKEAEKGQRGEMVKKVISQGEYKITLNDSSQTYADEGKSTQFVNSDMIAQKNDDSLMQEMCEDEVGSADQADQVDQLNESNQISQPTTPNRPIFINEAKENLLFECDLFKPEQTHQYSNSCLITDMVISPHARYVTLTKNIRKRRGTKVISFNEIYKDENTEKMPRWEHSLDKTDRRLFKKIKKKCILDEHLIWNKSMTNKKKIETVGSDFLPSEAQVASPGVVKVSEDPCTEDSLTAPANLMNQVIKNSLFSNLDDEKDYIYVYDRKFIEEYSKKCKNPIKDYVYLDAMFFGMSMCCQQVTMSFPTIDDAKYLYDQLAVIAPLFLALTASTPYLGGFLTETDTRWRVISNSVDCRTEEELAYISKPRYSGISLYISNELPLRKNYHFYNDIDVVLDKNVYDKLVKENVDDFLARHVASLFVRDPIVVFEGSYSEKDIQSIEERVNRFSSSMGVEESFPKDDSLPERDSAAGSASRLDKNPISSVYLSDDFSFLEDYEETVLSSHQHFENFQSTNWNSVRFKPPPILNNHCNGPSSIGWRVEFRTPDIQITDFENASVVTLIMVLSKFILKEKLNLYIPMSMLEENLFRSANRDAIFKEKFYFRRDLTYDTEDNQVEEKTLYDIFFNEHNGIFYLCSKYIDEQFREGQLSHAAKNKINEYIEFVKLRCAGKICTGAAYLRNFILNHPAYEKDSYINSRINYDICKLIADIGKGLIIPQELLGVFVDPYKERIKSDLRQINESQYVKSLAYKFISGEDYTQYLLLSEAIKEGQDYYTGTRRSYCEESMDNNTLEFGKKLYQLSA, from the coding sequence atgggaTTCCTCAAAATTGGAACTCCATTAAGTTGGGAGGATGTGCAAAAAGTAAAATCACTAATCAGGTTATATGGCATACTGCAGTTTGTTCATACATACAAATGCAACAAAGACCGAGTAGACGAAAATATAATGTTTGGAGACGAAATAGAATACATCGTTATTTgcaatgatgaaaatttaaaagaatcTTCTGCTCTTTTATGTGCAACAGATTTGATTGATGAAATGATGAACCTAGAAAGTGTTACTTATTGTGAGTATGGATCTCATTGGACTCCAgaatattcttccttcaccaTTGAGGGGACACCTTCCGTTCCGTTTAAATTTGATATAAATTCTTCACCCTTTGTTGAAGATTCCATGCGCATAAGGAGAATAAAACTGAACAATGTTCTCAGTGCCATTCCAGGAGTGCGGGCCATCACTTTGCCATGTTTCCCAAATTCGCTCCTAGAGAATAGCTTACTTATGGCCAAAAGAATCATCCAAGAAACGGGTAAGAGGAAGGGTGACAAGGAGAAAGGTGTTGGTTCAGGTGGAGATGCCTTGGAGGCGCCAGGAGATGAACATGTTAATCAAAAAGAAGCGGAGAAGGGACAGAGGGGGGAGATGGTTAAAAAGGTCATCAGTCAAGGAGAATACAAAATCACGCTGAATGATAGCTCGCAGACGTATGCGGACGAGGGTAAGTCTACCCAGTTTGTAAACTCGGATATGATTGCACAAAAGAATGACGACTCTTTGATGCAAGAAATGTGCGAAGACGAAGTGGGCAGTGCGGACCAGGCAGACCAGGTGGACCAATTGAATGAATCAAACCAGATCAGTCAGCCGACCACCCCAAACCGACCCATCTTCATAAACGAGGCCAAGGAAAACCTCCTCTTCGAATGCGACCTATTCAAACCAGAGCAAACGCATCAGTACAGCAACAGCTGCCTCATCACCGATATGGTAATCAGTCCACACGCCAGGTATGTTACCCTAACGAAGAACATAAGAAAACGAAGGGGAACAAAAGTCATTTCATTTAATGAGATATACAAAGATGAGAACACAGAGAAAATGCCCAGGTGGGAACACTCACTGGACAAAACGGATAGAAGACTCttcaagaaaataaagaaaaagtgcaTCCTTGATGAGCACTTAATTTGGAACAAGTCTATGacgaacaagaaaaaaatagaaactgTTGGATCGGATTTTCTTCCAAGTGAAGCACAAGTGGCGTCTCCAGGAGTGGTAAAAGTGTCAGAGGATCCTTGCACGGAGGACTCTCTGACCGCGCCAGCTAACCTAATGAACCAAGTGATAAAAAATAGCCTGTTCAGCAACCTGGACGACGAGAAGGATTACATTTACGTGTACGATCGCAAGTTTATCGAGGAGTATTCGAAGAAGTGCAAGAATCCAATTAAGGATTATGTTTACCTAGATGCAATGTTCTTCGGAATGAGCATGTGTTGTCAGCAAGTAACAATGTCATTTCCAACGATAGACGACGCGAAGTATTTATATGATCAACTAGCTGTTATCGCGCCTTTGTTCTTAGCCCTAACGGCATCAACCCCATATTTAGGAGGGTTTCTGACAGAGACGGATACTCGATGGAGAGTCATATCAAATTCTGTTGACTGTAGAACAGAGGAGGAACTAGCCTACATTTCCAAGCCAAGATATTCAGGTATATCTTTGTACATTTCTAATGAGTTGCCACTCAGGAAGAACTATCATTTCTATAACGACATAGATGTGGTGTTGGATAAGAATGTGTATGATAAATTGgttaaagaaaatgttgaTGATTTTTTAGCTAGGCATGTTGCTTCTCTCTTCGTTAGAGACCCCATCGTTGTTTTTGAGGGATCCTATAGTGAAAAGGATATACAGTCAATTGAGGAGAGGGTGAATAGGTTCAGTTCCAGCATGGGAGTAGAGGAGTCTTTCCCGAAGGATGATTCTCTGCCAGAAAGAGATTCCGCCGCTGGTTCCGCTAGTAGGTTGGACAAGAACCCCATCAGCAGCGTGTATCTGAGTGATGACTTCAGCTTTTTGGAGGATTACGAAGAGACGGTATTGTCCTCCCATCAGCACTTTGAAAATTTCCAAAGCACTAACTGGAACAGTGTGCGCTTTAAGCCGCCACCTATCCTGAACAACCACTGCAATGGGCCAAGTTCCATAGGATGGAGAGTAGAATTTCGCACGCCAGACATTCAAATTACCGACTTTGAAAACGCATCAGTCGTTACGCTCATCATGGTATTATCCAAATTTATCCTAAAGGAGAAGTTGAACCTATACATTCCCATGTCCATGTTGGAGGAAAATCTTTTCCGTTCTGCTAACAGGGATGCCATTTTTAAGGAGAAGTTTTACTTTAGGAGAGACTTAACATATGACACGGAAGATAATCAAGTGGAGGAAAAGACTTtatatgatattttttttaacgagcACAATGGCATTTTCTATCTTTGCTCTAAGTACATTGATGAACAGTTCCGCGAGGGGCAACTTTCCCATGCAgctaagaataaaataaatgagtaCATTGAATTTGTGAAGCTAAGGTGTGCTGGAAAAATCTGTACAGGTGCTGCCTATTTAAGGAACTTTATTTTGAACCACCCAGCTTATGAAAAGGATTCGTACATCAACAGCAGGATAAATTATGACATTTGCAAATTGATAGCTGATATAGGGAAAGGACTTATCATTCCTCAGGAATTATTAGGTGTGTTTGTGGACCCTTacaaggaaagaataaaaagtgATTTGCGGCAAATTAATGAAAGCCAGTATGTGAAGAGCTTAGCTTATAAATTCATCTCCGGGGAGGATTACACACAGTACCTGCTGCTTAGCGAGGCCATTAAGGAAGGTCAGGATTACTACACCGGTACGAGGCGCAGCTATTGTGAGGAATCCATGGATAACAACACGCTGGAGTTTGGGAAGAAGCTTTACCAGCTTAGTGCTTAG
- a CDS encoding nucleosome assembly protein, putative, which produces MKRDRSENSIENTSDPKHSKIENDDPLMPFMKDFEDIQKDIEQLDIKCAHEQMNIQKQYDEKKKPLFEKRDEIIEKVPGFWANTLRKHPALSDIVPEDIDILNCLVKLDLKDNMDNNGSYKITFTFNEKAKEFMEPLTLVKHVTFDNNQEKVVECTRIKWKDGKNPIAAVSNNRSDLDNEMPKWSIFEWFTTEELQDKPDVGELIRREIWHNPLSYYLGLEDFDDFDEDFDEEFDDEDEDDEDEDDDEDEDDEEEDDEEDDKDDDDEKDDDDMDADDDGKEDENDE; this is translated from the exons atgaagagagatCGCTCCGAAAATTCAATTGAAAATACATCTGACCCTAAGCACTC AAAAATCGAGAACGATGACCCCCTGATGCCGTTCATGAAGGATTTCGAAGACa TCCAAAAGGATATCGAGCAGCTAGACATCAAGTGTGCGCACGAGCAGATGAACATCCAAAAGCAGTATgacgagaagaagaagcctCTGTTCGAAAAGCGAGACGAAATAATTGAGAAGGTTCCGGGCTTCTGGGCAAACACCCTGAGGAAGCATCCTGCACTAAGCGATATAGTACCCGAAGATATAGATATTTTGAACTGCCTAGTGAAATTGGATTTGAAGGATAATATGGATAACAATGGCTCGTACAAAATTACTTTCACCTTTAATGAAAAGGCAAAGGAGTTCATGGAGCCTTTGACACTCGTAAAGCATGTTACCTTCGATAATAATCAGGAGAAAGTGGTTGAGTGTACACGAATTAAATGGAAAGATGGAAAGAATCCAATAGCAGCTGTGTCAAATAATAGATCCGACTTAGACAACGAAATGCCAAAGTGGTCCATCTTCGAATGGTTCACCACGGAAGAGTTACAGGATAAGCCAGATGTAGGTGAATTGATACGGAGAGAAATTTGGCACAACCCCTTGTCGTATTACCTTGGTTTAGAAGATTTTGATGACTTCGATGAAGATTTTGATGAAGAGtttgatgatgaggatgaagacgatgaggatgaagatgatgatgaggatgaggacgatgaagaggaagacgacGAAGAGGACGATAAggacgacgatgatgaaaaagatgatgatgatatGGATGCAGATGATGATGGAAAAGAGGACGAGAATGATGAATAA
- a CDS encoding PPPDE peptidase, putative, which produces MNIWLHTYTLDVPFFLKNVRHTGIEVFGSEYTFSMDGITTCKPKRSTIGKYCKSYELTFVEITYAQFAEILNALGKIYRPNTYNFVCKNCNHFCDDLFELLSGKRLFHTFMIYSRLGKLFGSFKNLALCGYIDSMELSGNDKEMYVYALKLSKSIIRRNRNAPIGVTSKSHKSFPTALPSGLTANLAGNLAGNSTGNSTNSLLSNLPPCLTSGFPPLHFNRQSDDYCNRFCSPSSIYVIPYSPYENDSCIVQNVSYGENTFSGPMDSLPDEANKGFFPNGQFRTVYSISTNDSFSMA; this is translated from the exons ATGAATATCTGGCTACACACTTACACTCTAGacgttcccttttttctgaaaaatgTGCGCCACACAG GAATCGAAGTCTTCGGGAGCGAGTACACCTTCTCCATGGACGGAATCACCACATGCAAGCCGAAGAGGTCGACCATAGGGAAATACTGCAAGAGCTACGAACTGACCTTCGTGGAAATAACATACGCCCAATTTGCTGAAATTCTAAATGCCCTTGGAAAGATATACAGACCTAACACATACAACTTCGTGTGCAAAAACTGCAACCACTTTTGCGATGACTTGTTTGAATTGCTCAGTGGAAAGAGATTGTTTCATACATTTATGATTTATTCTCGTTTGGGAAAATTGTTCGGAAGCTTTAAGAACCTGGCCTTATGTGGGTACATCGACTCCATGGAGCTTTCCGGCAATGACAAGGAGATGTACGTCTATGCGCTCAAACTGTCCAAGTCGATCATACGACGGAATAGGAATGCGCCCATCGGGGTTACGAGCAAATCACACAAAAGCTTCCCTACTGCCTTACCTTCCGGCTTGACGGCCAATTTGGCTGGCAATTTGGCGGGCAATTCGACGGGCAATTCGACGAACAGCCTGCTCAGCAACTTGCCCCCCTGCCTAACGAGTGGCTTTCCTCCCCTCCATTTCAACAGACAAAGCGACGACTATTGCAACCGCTTCTGTAGCCCGTCTTCCATATATGTCATCCCGTATTCCCCCTACGAGAATGACTCCTGCATTGTCCAAAATGTCTCCTATGGTGAGAATACCTTTAGCGGCCCCATGGACAGTTTACCTGATGAGGCGAACAAGGGATTTTTCCCTAACGGCCAATTCAGAACTGTTTATTCGATTAGCACGAATGACAGCTTTTCAATGGCATGA
- a CDS encoding dihydrouridine synthase, putative, producing the protein MRVAPLRDFAACLYLARPLNNGQPKLNTQRRHPLVGAYYLDGDHNRENLHKRGKEKLWRSGQSKRNVYCFSNKSIRRHQKILKQNKRTMISMSVAAERNVEESIHLFGEEEFKLEDISTCLSDIFEKEKCENIPFIQVAPMINVTNRHFRAFVRTITRRAQLWTEMIVDNTLLYNLNNLEEYLGFNSNEHPVVCQLGGSDPTSLAEAAVLVEQAGYDEINLNVGCPSTKVANKGAFGAYLMKKPEHVRNIVYEIKRKVQIPVSVKIRTGVDDCDSFPFLRSFIECVSSVGCTHFIVHARKAWLKGLDPKQNRSVPPLQYSKVYTLCQLYPHLKFTLNGGIKTIEEAVALLNGYLPREDKCDGEKTYVQVQNYHVNPLNGVMLGRACMENTTVLSQTDQLVYNEKPPHTAFSRRTVLDAYKSYLEENSSLCSLSSAFELLKPILGILKGMPGHRIFRNKVDMYIRNYSSTLPCSGILEKAMVDVDAVAPGCLDLPLADYKLQQEYIKNY; encoded by the coding sequence ATGCGAGTTGCGCCTTTGAGAGACTTCGCCGCTTGCCTATACCTCGCGCGTCCCCTCAACAATGGGCAGCCGAAGCTGAACACGCAAAGAAGGCATCCTCTCGTTGGGGCATACTACCTAGATGGTGACCACAACAGGGAGAATTTACATAAAcgtgggaaggaaaaattatggcGTAGTGGACAATCTAAGAGGAATGTTTACTGCTTTAGCAACAAGTCCATTCGTCGTCACCAGAAGAtattaaaacaaaacaagaGAACTATGATCAGCATGTCAGTAGCAGCAGAAAGGAACGTGGAGGAGAGCATACACCTATTCGGTGAGGAAGAGTTCAAGTTAGAAGATATATCCACCTGTCTTAGcgacatttttgaaaaagaaaaatgtgaaaatattcCATTTATACAGGTTGCCCCCATGATAAATGTCACCAATAGACACTTTCGGGCGTTTGTCAGAACCATTACAAGAAGGGCTCAATTGTGGACTGAAATGATTGTAGACAATACTCTGCTATACAATCTTAATAATTTAGAAGAGTACCTAGGTTTTAACTCCAATGAACACCCAGTCGTTTGTCAATTGGGTGGATCTGATCCCACGTCCCTGGCGGAAGCAGCCGTGTTAGTGGAACAAGCGGGTTACGATGAAATAAATTTGAATGTAGGCTGTCCAAGTACCAAGGTAGCCAATAAAGGAGCCTTTGGAGCATACTTGATGAAAAAACCAGAGCATGTACGAAATATAGTATacgaaattaaaagaaaagtacaAATTCCTGTATCtgtaaaaataagaacagGGGTTGATGATTGTgattctttccccttcctgaGATCCTTTATTGAATGTGTATCCTCTGTAGGATGTACTCATTTTATTGTTCATGCAAGAAAAGCCTGGTTAAAAGGATTGGACCCGAAACAGAATAGGTCCGTACCCCCATTGCAGTACTCCAAAGTGTACACCCTCTGTCAGTTATATCCCCATTTGAAATTTACCCTAAATGGAGGGATCAAAACTATAGAGGAAGCTGTGGCTTTGCTAAATGGCTACCTACCTAGGGAAGACAAATGTGATGGCGAAAAAACGTACGTACAAGTACAAAACTATCATGTGAATCCCCTCAATGGGGTTATGCTTGGACGAGCGTGTATGGAAAACACCACCGTTTTATCCCAAACGGATCAGCTCGTCTACAATGAGAAGCCCCCCCACACGGCGTTCAGCAGAAGAACAGTTTTAGACGCATACAAGTCTTATTTGGAGGAAAACTCCAGCTTGTGCAGCTTATCAAGTGCATTTGAATTGTTAAAGCCAATTTTGGGCATCCTTAAGGGCATGCCTGGCCATCGAATTTTTAGAAACAAAGTGGATATGTACATTAGGAATTATTCATCCACCTTGCCGTGTTCAGGCATTTTGGAGAAAGCCATGGTGGATGTGGATGCCGTAGCCCCCGGCTGCCTGGACCTACCCCTGGCTGATTACAAGTTGCAGCAGGAGTACATCAAAAATTATTAG